Genomic window (Ostrinia nubilalis chromosome 20, ilOstNubi1.1, whole genome shotgun sequence):
gTGGTGAAAGCTTTTTTCGTGATTCAATCCAGCTGCTGTTTAAAGGTAAGTTCTTTTAAATTGTAAATCGAAGTAATGAATTCCTATGACTATGAATATTTTCTACCCTACTTACAACGACCAATTTGGTCATAGTAAGGTGCTGTGGGGTTTCAGGATCTATTTTTGGTTTATTCTTTTGTTTCCTAACGCTAAGTTATTGTCCAGAGAAATATCAGTTTGAAAAAATATGCCTACCTAACGTACTTTTTGCCCATCAATACCTACCTTACAATATGGGAGATACGCCCAGTTAGGTTTTAATAATGTAACCTAGGTTTTTTGCCGCGCTTGCGCCAATCTTTTAGTTACTTTACTAACTAAAATCGTACCTATATTAAATTGTGTAGAACGCATTTGTTTCGAGTTGGCCGCTCCCACCCTCCCCGTATCACCTtctaagtatattttttatctaCGAACTGAAAAAACCGTATCGCTTGCCATCTTGGTTGGtttaaatgcaatcgaaaaatatagcaatgaaaattattttttgtcaaatACTTAGTATACTGTTTAATGACGTAATTTTGTAACGGTCATCGATGGCAAACTGTGAACGGGTAGTAGACCTCTAAGTACATTGTATCCGTAAGAATTTAAAGACTTTTTTGGACAAACGTGACTAGAGTAGATTATGAGGTAGATTATTATagttctatgtataataattaaattggtTAAAGTTAGATAggtaggttcgttcgttcgtttcaaccaaatgacgtccactgctggacaaattcctcccccaaggttttctataatgatcggtcctgcgctgtccgcatccaggcttttcccgcgacctttaccagatggtcggtccacctagtaggaggcctgcccacgctccgtcttccagcccgtggtcgccactcgagaacttgcacggccatcgtctctacgagctatgtaccccgcccactgccacttgattttagcaattttgcGAGATATGTAGGTAGTTACTAGAAATAAAATGTCTAGAAACTCACGTTGGCCTGGTAGAGGTTGGGCGCCTCGGTGCTGTCGCAGGTCATGATGGGGTACATGTCCAGCGCCACGCCCAGCCCGAAGCGCCCGCAGCGCCGGAACTCCTGCTGCACCCTGCGAGTAGGGCATGcaattcggatatccggatatccatattattcggatattcgccacatttattattcgaatagcatctatgtaattattcggtcttttcgaacaatacgaatacgcctttcctattaaaaaattgtaaaaatatctgaccacaaacttattaataaaacttaaaactattaaaactgcaGGCAAGAAGTTAGCGGTAAGGTTAGATTATGGACAAGTGCGCGCAATCGCAGATATCCCTTCAAGTGCCAACCAATATTCGCGAAAAAGGTTAAAGTGCCAGGCATATGGTTTCCAATGGTGCTAGTGTTATGGTGTAGTTATCTCCTGTGGTACtgagattttttgtttgtagtaaATCAGCAGGAGTCCAGTGACTCAGTTGCCCTCAGTGGGCATCCGGTTTCTCAACTGTCCTAAAATCTACTAAGGATACTCCTGCCTGACACAAGCTCTTTGCAGTCTGCTGAATAGGAAGCCTTCAATGGTCATGAGTTGTTGGACTGATGAGTTTGGATGATTTGAAAGTTTATCCTTGTAGCGGAGTGTGTGGCTCTTTATTTCCTCACTAACTGTGGGCAATGGCAAGTCCTGATAGATGAGCCTGTTGCTGATATACTACGGCATTTGGTAAATCAAACGTACGGCTTTTGTCTAAGTGCTCGATTATGTCGAGATTGGAGTTGGCAGCTGTTCCCCACAGCTGTATCCCGTAGGTCCAGATAGGTTTAAGGATAGTTTTGTAGACCATCATTTTCAGGTGTTCAGCTGTGACTGGACTCCGACAAGCCACATCATGTTTTTTAGTTTGGCATCTAGTTGCTTCCTCTTTGTCCATATTGTATGCTTTCTCCAGGTTAGCCTGCAGTCCAAGTGCAAGCCCAGATACCTAACGTCCTCAGCGGCTCAGCCTGAGGTATTTGGATACCATTAAGTTTAACAGGCGGGCAGGAGTTTCTTCTGAGAGTGAAGGTTACATGAACATGCACAGATTTGAGTGAGAGTGAGGCCGTCACTGGATCGTCACGTGTTGCCATTGTTACATTGTCGTCAGCAAAGGTTCCTGTGAATGTATTTGCAGTTGTTGGCAGGTCAGCGGTAAACAATAGATATAGCACGGGCCCCAAGACACTACCCTGGGGTATACCGGACGTTATGTTGCATAGGGCAGAACCAGAGTCTCCAGATCTGACTTCAAAGCATATGTCTTTCAAATACGACCTAAGTATTTCGTAGAACGGACATGGGAGGTTCTGTttaagtttgtacaagagcCCTTTATGCCAGACCTTGTCGAAGGCTTGACTTATGTCCAAGAACGCAGCTGAGCAGTATCGTTTCTTTTCTAGTTCTTCAGAGACGATGTTTATGGTTCTGTGGACCTGTTCAGTTGTGGAGTGTCTTTCCCGGAAACCAAATTGATGTTCAGGTATCAGATCACCGATGTGGGGCTTCATTCGtttgaacaatattttttcgaataccTTCGATAGCAGccttttttttaagtagttattgaagttagatgatagtattaagcaaattgatccttattaaaatgattatagacaaaaaagtgtttcttttaatttacattatattgaaaatagcagtattcgaaaaattcgttttattcgaagtattcgaataccataaattttagtattcgaAATATTCGAATACCAATATCGAACGAATAATGCATGCCCTACCTGCgagcaacaaaaataaatacaaatcaaatcaaatcaataagtTCAGTTTTACccaatattttggcacttatgaaaatcatcagcattaataatacaaaatcatTAGCAATGTTAagtaaggtaggtaggtagtagaGATTGCAAACCGGGCGTTAGCGACGAATGTAACGAAGGTTGAAAAACATACCGGGTTGTAATCTCTTATAGCTCTGGCCCTCAGCACTGGCCCTATTTAagtattgtcctgaagcagtggtagggttaatactgggacgtgtaaaagtgctttttttaagcctatttacagaaataaatgagttatgagttttttataggAATTCCCGGGCATCGCACCCGGTTTGCTTGCGATCTCCAGTAGGTAACAACTTGTGGTGACAATTTATGATGCAACGTATGAAGTACAAAGCGTGATTTTCCAACACTACTACTACTTTACGGCACTGACCGTTTAGTAGCGATACGATGACTTAACACTTTCCCGGACAGTAACCCAGACACAATAGAACAGCAAATTGAACTCACATATCGAACAGCACGTCCCTATTCAGACTCGTATGGAACACGGATCCCTCCTCGCTCATCTCCAGCAGCCGAGCGTGCATTTCCTCCACGTAGTAGTCCAGCAGAGAGGACAGGTGCTCGGCCCGCTGCTGCCGCTCCAGACACACGTACATAATGTAGATCAGGTCCAGGGCTGGGCTCGCGTAGCGCGCGAGTTGAAAGTCTACTATGCACATCTGGAATAGATTGGTTGTTTGTAACCGGGCAAATTATAGTTTCTGGAGCTATAAATGCAGTAGTTACTAGCGGTTGTCGTtataaaatagataaataatacaGTATGTTAGAGATAATACTCCTGTTGAAAACGTCATAGCAATATTTGACCAAAAAATATCATGTTCTCACAAATGTCCTAACGATTTTTGTAGGCGTTAagtaattgttattttattacaatttacaatacgactttattttcaaatacataTTTAAGTATTGATGTATTTGAAAAGTAACAATTATCTGTCTGTTTCAATTAACCAAGACACACAGCCACTCATTCCTTTAGACTTTATTGTTGGCTTTGGCATCGTTTAAATAACTTTAAGTTTAGTTACCTCGGTACTTGTAATTAACTTACCTCAGCAATGTCTCCATCCACATATCGGAACAAGAAGTTGTTAGTCCAGCAGTCGCCGTGACAGATGACGGCCAGCGGTTCCTTGGGTGTCACCAGGTCCACCATGGTCGTGAAGAACGTATCCTCCTTGCAGAAGTCGCGGAATTTGTCGATGTATctaaaaattaagttttattcttcgaacacattattttaattagtagGCAAATAAGTAGTTAGTAGACTTCGAACTATAACGTAGTGTAGGCGGGCCTCAcactcggtggaccgatgatctggtgaaggttgcaaTACTGGTAATAGGTAAATAGTGTGGAAATCCATgggaaagcctttgtccagcagtggacggcattaGGTTGAAATGAGCAAGTTACTAGTTTACTTGataccattttaattaattctgtCCTGGTTTGAAATTTTCATACTTGTCTTTGTTTTCCGTGTCCTGCAATTCCTCTTCGACCATCTCGAGGGCATTCCTCGCCGCCTCCCGGTAGTAGTTCTTGTAGTACTCCTCGTTTTCTGACACGAAGAACACTGGAAGAAACGTCGTTAGATAGATCAAACTTTGTGATTAAGTTTTCATGTTAAAAAAGCCTTTCTTAAGTCCACCCACCTTCAGAAATCCCATCCTTCACATTCACCAGCTCGTAAAAGTCTTCAGGGCTGTGACATTTCATTGACAAAGACAAGGCGTGGAAATGTGACAGATTCTTCAGCACCAGATAACTCTGCTCTATGCTCAGCCCCTGCCTTCTGTCTGGCATGACAAACCCTTGCTGTTTCAAGTCCTTCAGGACTACGATGTCGCTTTGGGCTAGGTAGCACTTTGGTATGGCTTTGAAAGGTACTTTAAGGTTGGGCCATTGCTTTTGGAAGTTGGACAGTGCAGGCCAGATTTTGTTGTAGAATGCGACCTCGTTGCAGAATAATTCGTCGCTTTTGAAAGCATCCCGTAGGAGGGCGCTTTCAGGGAGGCATTTGTAGATGATA
Coding sequences:
- the LOC135081678 gene encoding uncharacterized protein LOC135081678, which produces MGEVTLDFLQDILKDDFPDVTITNFEGAPGTKRGDNYTSVLYRISLKGTERHSDGTTASDEPWQGSIIYKCLPESALLRDAFKSDELFCNEVAFYNKIWPALSNFQKQWPNLKVPFKAIPKCYLAQSDIVVLKDLKQQGFVMPDRRQGLSIEQSYLVLKNLSHFHALSLSMKCHSPEDFYELVNVKDGISEVFFVSENEEYYKNYYREAARNALEMVEEELQDTENKDKYIDKFRDFCKEDTFFTTMVDLVTPKEPLAVICHGDCWTNNFLFRYVDGDIAEMCIVDFQLARYASPALDLIYIMYVCLERQQRAEHLSSLLDYYVEEMHARLLEMSEEGSVFHTSLNRDVLFDMVQQEFRRCGRFGLGVALDMYPIMTCDSTEAPNLYQANDSEACWKPVWTSNEACRRKMTDLIVELVDGDML